A stretch of DNA from Fragaria vesca subsp. vesca unplaced genomic scaffold, FraVesHawaii_1.0 scf0512949, whole genome shotgun sequence:
TTGGGAGAGCActaatgagaggtctagatgATTCCTCCTTAGCCTATAAAAGGAGAGTCATTTTCTCATTCCAAGCATCTCATCCATCTCAAACATCCATCTTCCAAGTAAAGAAGAGTGTCCACTCCAAGTTGAGAGTGTAGAGTAGTTGGTAGCAAAACAAGTGTGAGAGAGGGTTTCCTTCAAGtagtgttcttgaagttgtgtatCTCGTGTACCCATTATTTCATAGTGGAAGTTCTTGTTATTGCTGTCCCGTGGACGTAGACACATTGCCGAACCACGTTATATCTGGTGTTCCCTTTCCTCTATCTTTTACATCTTTGCATATTTATCCTTTGTGTGGTTTGAGTTGTTACttccattatattatttttcccaaCAAAAAGATGATCCAGTATCAAAATGCTTGGACTTGTTTGAGGGAAGAAGAATTCATTAGGAAAAACGATAATAATTTCACTTCTGGAAGCTCAATTACGTTGTTCTGCAAATAATTAAGCCAATAACGGCCGTGTGGAAGGCCAACTACAGCCCAGCGAGCCAGTGAACTATAGAATTGGCCTCCCCTGAATCGAAACAGCGTACTAGAAATGGAAGATTACTAAGCCTGATCATAGCTCAACCCAATGCGCAAACACAAGTGATCTAATCCCTCCCGAATCCAGAGTCTGTGGCGTAAGGCGAGAACATATGTTACTTTCGACGAACATCATAAACAACCAATCAGTCACATAGGAAGAACGATTTTGAAGATTGCAAATTTATATTCAAAAAGTCTTTTTAATGATCGACTTGCTCGCAAATATCTTTGTTCTCGTCCTACATCACAGACTCGGGAGGGGGTTAAATCACTTCTGAAAGGGCCAATACCAGCAATTCCACTATACGCAGCctatttgaataaaaaattttagtCTTCGAATCGTTCTTAATATGATggtacttttttctttttcaatttctttgttgAAAATGACTCGGTTCTCGTCTTCCATCAGTCTGATTCAATATAATGAGGCTAGGACCATCACCATGATCCACAGCCAACTGAACTTCCACTTGAGGGGGAGATCAGAAGTCATCTGTGCATATCTCATAGTAGCTgaaatgaaaagttgtaatCCCGAAACAAGCTCCACTGATACGACTGGAAGCATAAAAATCACCATCCAGGTACCAAACCCATAGATGTGGAGCATGACTTATGATAAGCAACGTGTGTGGGACTGGGTCACTGGGATTGACGATCCTCCCAAAGCTTTAAAATCCTAGCTCTACCATCCAGGTACCAGACCCATAGATGTGGAGCATGACTCTGAGATAAGAATCTGATTAAATGATAAGCAACGTGTTTGGGACTGGGTCACTGGGATTGACGATCCTCTCCCAATCCTAGCTCGCGAGATATACTGATATACCAGATTAAAAGAGGCAACAAATGAAAAGAGGCCTCTGAGAGAATAAGCAGAATATCTGGGATAGAACATAGAAGTAGTGAGCACCATAGTGAACATATCTGTGAAAGGCAATTTTTACATATGAGAGGGACTCTCCGGTGCTGAATCAATCTGGTGATATGCTAACCTTTCCAAATAGAATTAAACAAATACGAAAGAGGAAAACATTGGGTTCTCTCTGAATTTACTAAGGTGAACGGCAGATTGTAATGTTCTAAATTGGTAGAAGTGATAAAGGAAATGATACGATCACCCAACATTGTTGGCTTCCTGAATTAAAATCAATGGTGATGTTCTCCACAAACTAAgatcaaataacaaataacAGAAAATAGCGAGATGTCTGAAATGCACCTGAAATAGTCGATTAATACTATTGAGTTGATATGTTAATATCCAGCAACTCATAAGGGAACTTGCTATAATCATAGCTTCAAGGCTATCCATCCAATTTACCATTCAATCAACATAATAGGGTATACAATCAAGGATTTTATATGCCTAGAAGAAAAGTACAAGAAACTAGGAGTTCCCTCATTAACTTCAATTATCAGaaaatttatttgaatatatagaaaattattCCAAATGAAGGTTGGCATAAGAAGTTCATGAGTTTATGTACAGTCAGAGCCAACTATAAGTAATACAAGAGTACAACTCTGATTTGccacacaattaaaaaccgAACCTGAAGTTAAGGAAGATCATAAGATTgataaagtaaaaacaaataattcaaGCAGATAGTTGATAATCACCTCATCAATGTCAAAGGACAAAGTCGTAGTAAAAGGTGAACACTTCCTAGAGTGTAAACAGTGAAGTAGTAATACAAGGGCATTTGAGAAGGGGAAAGGGTAATAAAACAGAGGCAAAGGGCACATACAACATAGTGTTGACCAGCTGCAAAAGAGGCTTTCAGTTCAGTCTTCTCCTTCTGGGGGCACGGGAGTCTCCACTATCCATGTCTGAAACCCTTGAagcttcatttcttcttctggaAGATGAAGTTGAGAGGGAAACCATAGAATCTATCTCCACAGCTGTGTCCACTTGACTCTCTGAATTTATAACAGCTTGAATACTCGAGAAAGAGTCTCTATCATCAACTGGTGGAGGCGGCTCTTGACTTCTAACTGCAGGTGTACTAGGACGGTTATGGAAATATGCCTCCACCAACCTTTCAGCAGAGCTTAATGCAGATGACAAAGAAGAAAGTGTTGCTCTATGCGATTGTGTTCTTCGGAGTAGCACCGCCTGAAGCCGGCGGTTTTCTCCTGTATCCAGGCTAGTAATATTGTCTTGCGTTAAGTCCACAACTTCAGTTGGTGCCACCTGATTTTGCTCTCTACGCAGTGCTCGAGACGTCAGAATCCTATTTAACAAGCCATTAGTTCTTTCTGATGCAGATTCCCGGGCAGAATCTTCTGTTGGCTGAACCAAATCCCGAGACAAATCAAATCTATGTTCAAGCCGTCGAATCATCTCATCCACTGGAAAAGTAAATGCACTCCTCTGCATAGTTTGCCTTAAGCTTTCAACCCGCCGTGCTTGAGGCCTAGGAGGGATCTTAAGTGTTGAGTCGTCATCTGCCTCACGAGTATTGTTTCCACGGCCATATATTGGAGTCACATTCTTGGGAGACACCTCTCCCTTACAAACAGGGCATTCCTTTGCATCGGAATGCACATGTAACCATCGGTAGATGCATGgccaacaaaacaaatgacCACAACAAGTCAATACAGGATCCCTA
This window harbors:
- the LOC101307075 gene encoding uncharacterized protein LOC101307075, which gives rise to MGEETSDAMNLDLNLGPVPELVSAPMSNEPVNLDHWMDQPIHRIAEVFGTFRRRWPLPDAHNVSSELNQLMVNSGTPSILQAGEGSVAAEERSNNVTKKCENINGILENETSEEKDDVEKSSGSDGSFFDCNICLDLARDPVLTCCGHLFCWPCIYRWLHVHSDAKECPVCKGEVSPKNVTPIYGRGNNTREADDDSTLKIPPRPQARRVESLRQTMQRSAFTFPVDEMIRRLEHRFDLSRDLVQPTEDSARESASERTNGLLNRILTSRALRREQNQVAPTEVVDLTQDNITSLDTGENRRLQAVLLRRTQSHRATLSSLSSALSSAERLVEAYFHNRPSTPAVRSQEPPPPVDDRDSFSSIQAVINSESQVDTAVEIDSMVSLSTSSSRRRNEASRVSDMDSGDSRAPRRRRLN